In the Anastrepha obliqua isolate idAnaObli1 chromosome 1, idAnaObli1_1.0, whole genome shotgun sequence genome, one interval contains:
- the LOC129240297 gene encoding uncharacterized protein K02A2.6-like codes for MADLIIKPFLCEAIEKSSLRIEWEKWLRAFEIYLESEDIVSVRQKKNKLLHLAGTQVQSVAYSLPGAIEAYNETAKNDVYQVLVDKLNAHFSPKQNSIFETHLFRTICRTEGETFAKFVLKLRQQINKCSFGTTKHEIEEICLKDKIIDAWASKELKKKLLEKERTLDEVIAACQVDEQINQQSETMISDTDGISSVNKVKYQARASFAQGSECGRCGQNSHADNSSLCPAKLIKCNKCGRVGHFARKCRTNLKRHSTQSNLKNSKRKYDNIRLVSDDGCDADKPKLESHCFNILSDDEEETIQVKIGGHSISVIIDSGSRFNLVSQTDWLHLQKAKATLFNVRSNTHNQFRSYASDQLLKVMCVFEAPISVDNNPEMIASFFVIENGEQSLLGRETAIKLNVLRLGSNLNHIEPLKPFPKWKEVVIKLSINPEIKPVQQPMRRIPVALEEKVLAKLDEALSLDVIEPVIGHSPWISPMVLAFKENGDIRICLDMRLANRAILRENYPLPTFESFMTKLRNAKFFSRLDLKDAYHQLELHENSREITTFITPRGLFRYKRLMFGINSAPEIFQRRLEQLLSPCSNVMNYIDDVIIFGSDEKEHDKNVNEVCEIFKANNVLLNHQKCIWKTNKLKFLGHILSDKGIEVDPEKITTITTFRDPVTKEEVRSFLGLVTYVGKFIPDLATRTEPLRRLLIKENNFCVGHGREEGI; via the coding sequence ATGGCAGACTTAATTATAAAGCCGTTTCTTTGCGAAGCAATAGAAAAATCATCGTTGCGTATTGAATGGGAAAAATGGCTGCGagcatttgaaatttatttagaatctGAAGATATCGTTTCAGTaaggcaaaagaaaaacaaacttttacatttgGCAGGTACGCAAGTGCAATCCGTAGCTTACTCTTTGCCAGGTGCGATCGAAGCATATAATGAGACAGCTAAGAACGATGTCTATCAAGTTTTAGTTGATAAACTAAATGCTCATTTTTCTCCAAAGCAAAATTCTATTTTCGAAACACATTTGTTTAGAACTATATGCCGCACCGAAGGTgaaacttttgcaaaatttgttttaaaattacgtCAGCAGATAAATAAATGTTCTTTTGGCACTACAAAACatgaaattgaagaaatctgccttaaagataaaattattgATGCATGGGCATCAAAAGAGCTCAAAAAGAAACTTCTTGAAAAAGAACGTACTTTGGACGAAGTCATTGCGGCGTGCCAAGTAGATGAACAAATAAATCAACAATCAGAAACCATGATATCTGACACAGATGGAATTAGTTCAGTTAACAAAGTTAAATACCAGGCACGGGCTTCGTTTGCCCAAGGTAGTGAATGTGGTAGATGTGGTCAAAATAGCCACGCTGATAATAGCTCGTTGTGTCCAGCTAaactaataaaatgtaataaatgtgGTCGCGTAGGGCATTTCGCACGGAAATGTAGGACAAATTTAAAACGACATTCTACCCAATCTAACCTTAAAAACTCAAAACGTAAATATGATAACATTCGTTTGGTTAGTGATGACGGTTGCGACGCAGATAAACCTAAACTCGAAAGTCACTGTTTTAACATATTAAGTGACGATGAAGAAGAGACAATACAAGTGAAAATTGGGGGTCATTCGATCTCCGTAATAATTGATTCTGGGTCTCGGTTTAATCTGGTAAGTCAAACTGACTGGTTGCATTTACAAAAAGCAAAAGCTACGCTTTTCAACGTTCGCTCAAATACCCATAACCAATTCAGAAGCTACGCCTCGGACCAATTGCTTAAGGTAATGTGCGTATTTGAGGCGCCTATATCTGTTGATAACAATCCCGAGATGATTGCCTCATTCTTCGTTATTGAGAATGGGGAACAATCACTGCTTGGCCGTGAAACGGCAATTAAACTGAACGTGTTACGACTTGGTTCCAACCTAAACCATATTGAGCCTTTGAAACCATTTCCGAAATGGAAAGAAGTTGTAATCAAACTTTCTATTAACCCAGAGATAAAACCTGTACAACAGCCAATGAGACGTATTCCGGTAGCTTTGGAAGAAAAAGTGTTGGCTAAACTTGATGAAGCACTAAGCCTAGACGTAATTGAACCGGTGATAGGTCACAGCCCCTGGATATCACCGATGGTATTAGCTTTTAAAGAAAACGGCGACATTAGAATATGTTTGGACATGCGTCTGGCAAACAGAGCAATTTTACGCGAAAATTATCCGCTTCCCACCTTCGAATCGTTTATGACGAAATTGAGAAACGCCAAATTTTTCTCCCGGTTGGATCTTAAAGACGCTTATCACCAACTCGAGCTTCATGAAAACAGTAGAGAAATCACAACGTTTATTACGCCTCGAGGACTTTTTCGCTATAAACGATTAATGTTTGGAATTAACTCAGCGCCAGAAATCTTCCAAAGAAGGCTAGAACAGCTATTATCACCTTGTTCAAACGTTATGAACTATATAGACGACGTCATTATTTTCGGTAGTGATGAGAAGGAACATgacaaaaatgttaatgaagtctgcgaaattttcaaagcaaacaaCGTTCTGCTAAACCATCAGAAATGTATttggaaaacaaacaaattaaaattcctTGGTCACATTTTATCCGACAAGGGAATTGAAGTAGACCCAGAGAAGATAACGACGATAACCACATTTCGTGACCCGGTCACTAAGGAAGAAGTTCGGAGTTTTCTAGGCCTGGTAACATATGTAGGCAAGTTCATCCCCGATTTAGCCACTCGCACCGAGCCGCTGAGACGTCTTCTCatcaaagaaaacaatttttgtgtggggcATGGTCGAGAAGAAGGCATTTGA